In Bombus pyrosoma isolate SC7728 linkage group LG2, ASM1482585v1, whole genome shotgun sequence, a genomic segment contains:
- the LOC122577718 gene encoding titin homolog isoform X3: protein MVAICDSAGPGPQFCNISFISLKTGEQAKSIKFKNPVCDILVNKRSIVVTFLEKIAVFDARTLEDVLTVTTCYASPGPNPNPVTLGTRWLAYSEKKLLPAKRSSGGCESEGVQSYTATVLYAAKSLGKGLRGLGETVASSLTGNSVSPVVINNTSSDVTQPGVITILDLQAAKEEKELDDANIETVVAHFTAHSDAIVAMTFDLSGALLMTADKRGHDFHVFRIQPHPGGPTLAAVHHLYILHRGDTTAKVQDMAFSSDTRWAAISTVRGTTHVFPVAPYGGPVGIRTHSTPHVVNRLSRFHRSAGLMDDGTRSHSPVSHTELPLSVYPYSNPRLPPYPHPTVLHPLAQIRQPSSLNHINSQVQQSRPQQRQRLHSDDSGTLPLKICACFAPPRAWMYAQRESTAKVMKRAVDSLFIMACHGNMIQYDLEPKPAAGIPKEKVCDDTMIELEVEAKGQWPLLRSPNTLEIVPPLPTSSPLLNVNIIPKDIQDGDLAEDRWLSQVEIVTHAGPHRRLWMGPQFVFKTYNATSGATVNLVEAEAVEIGVTGGSRPARSNPVNMPHAASRSLVPVVIDGSGSSYEQSPRFMEAYGDPLDSENAGVGGGENQLREDLAEAMLETSIAPHRAPGRRSVFERVGQPVTKVVNPLGTVITVSADEEDIISSQEFDFAEESHVPEPPRSVCAEEGPASLGDFEPESQTLRDLTEICAEMRSAGEPAIDSVPDENICEVKERKALCVEIASITNPGNSTIDFEKEEAFRDVPTSLSLCVEQGEIPSSPMTQAKEAAWCRKVDKREDRGVHERNVSEAQYVVNYDEDNVVLMENKAAHEKKNTLVHCKTESKKICEFGKVAKKSEKVGSSVCSNKQTETKKYILKEHGDSIIIEDITCDDSKNNCSQKVGCGKSVIEDTDSKNSESKSREYSKETVIGKCKNKSKSSMAQNYKEKVEFLVESKSSLKQVEPIIEMDVVIEETDKKKDFKPTISADVLTKETDKYKSSTSDSNDDFSSSEYHIVDTPCCSKHGTSIQSDEDIEHIQSSEITQLQQAECIDSDKCVDVISCAGSSPIMQRKNSKNTISDDDIEYIHASELVEISDKICKEDLKFEIIKTSDSESTTTRSKPSSSDDDMEHIHHSDVYDVPSERAKDACERSTRRSQEITAESALASKNAKKTKDIVVIESDTSDADVTVIFKPVDSWKNKSTERKEELEESDNTKDIPTTENVSPLRKTKVRSAKTSSNVASKRSQAGIEIIDIDAMQKAEMKVLTDTTSVSECKILAGPEVCGTRAKKYRKSKKATNESNVQISEASIEPVKPVEDVLKESSSQEPLPEFSWSAVVKKKNDFPVAESETRREDKVEDDKLKTESFNPIEVSSCTPILEKIESLKKKIHESSLRKNLDKKSSSSQMVDKVRECNLELYPEEEISWSSIVKKKNTFSAENETKKESDLDPIAEDASNEERKICRKEESLTDPSSTMVDQLKEAVKETTVEEPFVHATEESGSFIVKKKPVSIAESESTRKKIVEQKIHKKLDLPTNLSEIKNEHETNSSASESISSEKVSKLEAVSEIDEKVPNDSNKWNVGGPLVGATFTKEDSLEPERDTELEKRSDSEQEIVPERSTSSDELNPNVVLTNVEGEYSGRETAERSATNTSVCATSKKGNRSKKKKRR from the exons ATGGTAGCAATATGTGATTCAGCTGGACCTGGACCTCAATTTTGCAACAttagtttcatttcattaaaaactgGGGAACAAGCTAAaagcataaaatttaaaaatcctgTTTGTGACATTTTGGTAAATAAACGATCCATAGTAGtaacatttttagaaaagatCGCGGTGTTTGATGCTCGAACATTGGAAGATGTATTAACAGTTACTACTTGCTATGCCAGTCCTGGTCCAAATCCAAATCCTGTTACTTTAGGCACAAGATGGCTTGCTTACAG tgaaAAAAAGTTACTACCAGCAAAAAGAAGTAGCGGTGGTTGCGAAAGTGAAGGAGTTCAAAGTTATACAGCAACTGTTCTATATGCAGCAAAATCTTTAGGGAAAGGATTGCGTGGTTTGGGGGAAACAGTTGCATCCAGTTTAACTGGCAATTCAGTATCACCAGTAGTCATTAATAATACCAGCAGTGATGTAACTCAACCAGGAGTGATTACGATATTAGATCTCCAAGCAgcaaaagaggagaaagaattAGACGATGCGAATATAGAGACTGTCGTTGCTCATTTTACTGCCCATAGTGATGCAATCGTTGCTATGACTTTTGATTTAAGTGGTGCATTGCTAATGACCGCTGACAAAAGGGGGCATGATTTTCATGTATTTAGAATTCAGCCACATCCAGGTGGTCCCACTTTGGCAGCAGTACATCATTTGTATATTCTACATCGTGGAGATACTACTGCGAAAGTGCAG gATATGGCTTTTTCGAGTGATACTCGATGGGCTGCGATATCAACTGTGCGGGGCACTACTCATGTGTTTCCTGTTGCACCATATGGTGGACCAGTAGGAATACGAACTCATTCCACACCTCATGTTGTAAATAGACTTTCAAGATTTCATAGAAGTGCAGGTTTAATGGACGACGGTACCAGATCTCATTCTCCCGTATCTCATACAGAGTTGCCTTTGTCAGTGTATCCATATTCTAATCCAAGACTCCCTCCGTACCCTCATCCAACTGTACTACATCCTCTGGCACAGATACGACAACCATCTTCATTAAATCACATAAACAGTCAAGTTCAACAAag CAGGCCACAGCAACGACAACGATTGCACTCGGACGATAGTGGAACATTACCATTAAAAATATGTGCTTGTTTTGCACCTCCAAGAGCTTGGATGTATGCGCAAAGGGAATCTACTGCAAAAGTTATGAAGAGAGCAGTTGATTCTTTGTTTATTATGGCATGTCACGGAAATATGATACAATATGATTTAGAACCCAAACCAGCTGCag GTATaccaaaagaaaaagtatgtGACGATACGATGATAGAATTAGAGGTCGAAGCCAAAGGTCAATGGCCTCTTCTAAGATCTCCGAATACTTTAGAGATTGTACCACCTTTGCCAACGTCTAGCCCTTTACTAAATGTCAATATTATACCGAAAGACATTCAAGATGGCGATTTAGCGGAGGATCGTTGGTTAAGTCAAGTAGAAATTGTAACACACGCTGGTCCACATAGGCGACTTTGGATGGGACCTCAGTTTGTTTTTAAAACCTATAATGCAACTAGTGG aGCTACTGTGAATCTTGTCGAAGCAGAGGCTGTTGAAATTGGAGTAACCGGTGGATCTCGTCCTGCGAGATCAAATCCAGTCAATATGCCGCATGCTGCATCCAGATCATTGGTACCTGTGGTTATTGATGGATCAGGAA GCAGTTATGAGCAGTCTCCAAGATTTATGGAAGCGTATGGTGATCCCTTAGATAGTGAAAATGCTGGCGTTGGCGGTGGTGAAAATCAATTGAGAGAAGATTTGGCCGAAGCTATGTTAGAGACATCGATCGCACCACACCGTGCTCCAG GGAGGCGATCGGTATTTGAGAGGGTGGGTCAACCGGTAACTAAAGTCGTCAACCCTCTGGGCACCGTGATTACTGTATCGGCCGATGAGGAGGACATTATCTCCAGTCAGGAGTTCGATTTCGCGGAGGAGAGCCACGTGCCGGAACCACCTAGGAGCGTGTGCGCCGAAGAAGGTCCGGCTTCTCTCGGCGATTTCGAGCCGGAGAGTCAAACTCTGCGCGATCTCACCGAGATCTGCGCGGAAATGCGTTCAGCTGGCGAGCCTGCGATCGACAGCGTGCCGGATGAGAACATCTGTGAGGTGAAGGAGAGAAAAGCGTTGTGCGTCGAGATCGCTTCCATTACGAACCCTGGGAACTCTACTATTGACttcgagaaagaagaagcttTCCGCGATGTACCGACCAGCTTGAGTCTATGCGTAGAACAGGGTGAAATCCCCAGCAGTCCTATGACCCAGGCAAAGGAAGCTGCTTGGTGCAGGAAAGTTGATAAAAGGGAAGACAGAGGGGTTCACGAGAGGAACGTATCCGAGGCACAATACGTAGTCAACTATGATGAGGATAATGTAGTTTTGATGGAAAATAAGGCAGCtcatgaaaaaaagaatacgtTGGTACATTGTAAAACTGAGAGTAAAAAAATTTGCGAGTTTGGAAAGGTTGCGAAGAAGTCGGAGAAGGTCGGGTCCTCTGTATGCTCTAATAAACAAACCGAGACTAAGAAGTATATTCTAAAAGAACACGGAGATAGTATCATTATTGAAGACATTACTTGCGACGATTCTAAGAATAATTGCAGCCAGAAGGTAGGCTGCGGAAAAAGCGTGATCGAAGATACGGACAGTAAAAATTCTGAAAGTAAAAGCAGAGAGTATTCGAAAGAAACTGTAATTGGGAAATGTAAAAACAAATCAAAGTCTTCCATGGCTCagaattacaaagaaaaagtTGAATTTCTTGTGGAAAGCAAAAGTTCGTTGAAGCAGGTAGAACCGATCATAGAAATGGATGTTGTAATCGAAGAAACCGATAAGAAGAAAGATTTCAAGCCGACCATAAGTGCGGATGTATTAACTAAAGAAaccgataaatataaatcatcgACATCGGATTCGAACGACGATTTCAGTTCCAGTGAATATCACATCGTCGATACACCTTGTTGCAGCAAACATGGTACTTCGATTCAGTCCGACGAAGACATTGAACATATCCAAAGCTCCGAGATCACTCAATTACAGCAGGCTGAATGCATCGACAGCGATAAATGTGTGGACGTGATAAGTTGCGCAGGTTCTTCACCTATTATGCAGAGGAAGAACAGCAAGAATACGATATCTGATGACGATATAGAGTACATACATGCTTCTGAACTAGTAGAAATATCTGACAAAATTTGCAAAGAAGAtttgaagtttgaaattattaaaactagtGATAGTGAATCGACCACGACAAGGAGTAAACCTTCATCGTCTGACGACGATATGGAACACATACACCATTCGGACGTCTATGATGTACCATCTGAAAGAGCTAAGGATGCGTGTGAAAGAAGCACGAGGAGATCTCAGGAGATTACAGCAGAATCAGCGTTGGCATCTAAGAATGCTAAGAAGACAAAGGATATCGTGGTGATCGAAAGCGACACATCGGATGCTGATGTGACTGTAATCTTTAAACCGGTTGATAGTTGGAAGAATAAGAGtacagagagaaaagaggaattGGAAGAATCTGATAACACAAAAGATATCCCGACTACTGAAAATGTTAGTCCATTAAGAAAAACTAAAGTTCGTTCCGCTAAAACATCTTCAAACGTCGCATCCAAACGATCGCAAGCAGGAATCGAGATAATCGACATCGACGCGATGCAGAAAGCTGAGATGAAAGTACTAACCGATACTACATCTGTTTCTGAATGTAAGATCCTCGCTGGACCCGAGGTCTGTGGGACTCGTGCAAAGAAGTATCGGAAGAGTAAGAAAGCCACCAACGAAAGCAACGTACAAATTTCCGAAGCTTCTATCGAGCCTGTAAAACCTGTCGAAGATGTTTTAAAGGAATCAAGCTCGCAAGAGCCGTTGCCTGAATTTTCCTGGAGCGCTGtagtaaagaagaaaaatgattttcccGTGGCTGAGTCAGAAACGCGAAGAGAAGATAAAGTCGAGGATGATAAGCTGAAAACTGAATCATTCAATCCTATCGAAGTCTCGTCGTGCACGCCTATCTTGGAGAAAATAGAATctttgaagaagaagatacaCGAGTCTTCGTTGAGAAAGAATTTAGACAAAAAGAGTTCGAGTTCTCAGATGGTAGACAAAGTTCGAGAGTGTAACTTGGAATTATATCCTGAAGAGGAAATTTCCTGGAGCTCCATcgtcaagaagaaaaatactttcTCTGCTGAAAATGAGACAAAGAAGGAATCTGACCTCGATCCAATAGCGGAAGACGCGAGCaatgaagaaaggaaaatttgtcgaaaagAGGAATCTTTGACTGATCCATCCTCAACGATGGTGGATCAATTGAAAGAAGCTGTTAAGGAAACAACCGTGGAAGAACCATTTGTACATGCAACAGAAGAATCTGGGAGTTTCATCGTTAAGAAAAAACCTGTCTCCATCGCAGAAAGCGAGTctacgagaaaaaaaattgttgaacaGAAAATTCACAAAAAGCTGGATCTACCGACCAATTTGtcggaaattaaaaatgagcACGAGACAAACTCATCTGCAAGTGAAAGCATCTCATCCgagaaagtttcgaaattagAAGCTGTAAGCGAGATCGATGAAAAAGTTCCAAACGATTCAAACAAGTGGAATGTCGGTGGACCGTTGGTAGGTGCAACGTTTACGAAAGAAGATTCCTTGGAACCTGAAAGAGATACCGAGCTAGAGAAGAGGAGCGATTCGGAGCAGGAGATCGTGCCTGAACGTTCGACTTCTTCGGACGAGTTGAACCCAAACGTGGTGCTCACGAACGTCGAAGGAGAGTATTCGGGTCGTGAGACAGCTGAGAGGAGCGCGACGAATACCTCAGTTTGCGCCACGTCCAAGAAAGGCAATAggtcgaagaaaaaaaaacgcagATGA